A single genomic interval of Chloracidobacterium validum harbors:
- the bchG gene encoding (bacterio)chlorophyll synthase: MPSSDAVIPSPLIRTVLTHLQLLDPVTWLGPWQCFCCGVLAVGLRPADLTWADGVKFFLACGLIGPLLTGFSQSINDYFDRHLDAINDPERPIPAGRISLAAARANFILTALLAIGNMALLYLVTDSPLILLLGAAGLFLAYAYSAPGFRLKENGWFGTTSVGLGYCMVPWLLAAHLFAREPGFPFFHLALGVVNALVAMGLITMNDFKSIEGDRKNNLKTLPVLYGERGAMLIAFTEINLAQVIFVATCFYFGYAVIGWLGVAFFIPQVIQQVQLYRAPNDARLLTSLGRNAAGRSLISQSQSGAHPGFIRFLVGSNLLTVTALTAVAIVHGYWR, from the coding sequence ATGCCGTCCTCGGACGCGGTCATTCCATCCCCACTGATACGCACCGTTCTTACTCACCTTCAGCTTCTCGATCCGGTTACTTGGCTTGGGCCATGGCAATGTTTTTGCTGCGGCGTCCTGGCCGTCGGACTCCGTCCGGCGGACCTGACGTGGGCCGATGGCGTGAAGTTTTTCCTCGCTTGCGGCTTGATTGGTCCGCTCTTGACTGGGTTCAGCCAGTCTATCAATGACTACTTCGACCGCCACCTCGATGCCATCAACGACCCGGAGCGTCCGATTCCGGCCGGCCGGATTTCATTGGCGGCCGCGCGGGCCAATTTCATCCTGACGGCGCTGTTGGCAATCGGCAACATGGCGTTGTTGTACTTGGTGACCGATAGTCCGTTGATTCTCCTGCTGGGTGCTGCCGGGCTCTTCCTGGCCTATGCCTACAGCGCGCCGGGGTTTCGGCTCAAGGAAAACGGCTGGTTTGGGACGACTTCGGTTGGGCTGGGCTACTGCATGGTGCCCTGGCTTCTGGCCGCGCATCTCTTCGCGCGCGAACCCGGTTTTCCGTTCTTCCACCTTGCCCTTGGCGTGGTCAATGCCCTGGTTGCCATGGGACTCATTACCATGAATGACTTCAAGTCCATCGAGGGCGACCGCAAGAACAACCTCAAAACCCTGCCGGTGCTCTATGGCGAGCGCGGGGCCATGCTCATTGCCTTCACGGAAATCAACCTAGCGCAGGTCATCTTCGTTGCGACCTGTTTTTATTTTGGCTACGCGGTGATTGGCTGGCTGGGGGTTGCTTTTTTCATTCCACAAGTCATCCAGCAAGTGCAGCTTTACCGTGCACCCAATGACGCGCGGCTCCTGACCAGCCTAGGACGCAACGCAGCCGGTCGCTCACTGATTAGCCAGAGCCAGAGCGGTGCGCATCCGGGGTTTATTCGCTTCCTGGTCGGCAGCAACCTGCTGACCGTGACGGCCCTGACGGCCGTGGCCATTGTTCATGGTTACTGGCGATGA
- the ppgK gene encoding polyphosphate--glucose phosphotransferase, translating into MMTKYALGIDIGGTGVKGAPVNLRTGELVHERFRLLTPQPATPSAVAETAFELIRHFGWSEQDGAIGIGLPSVVKHGVAHTAGNIDPTWIGCDAAALFKAVTGFNVVLLNDADAAGLAEMRFGAGRDLSGLVMVVTLGTGIGTAAFYQGQLIPNTELGHLIVREKDAERRASLAARERHDWSWKKWAGYVSEYLSELHRLLWCDAFILGGGASNKFDKFATYLTCPVPVLPAQMANLAGIIGAALATCPPSKTKVTK; encoded by the coding sequence ATGATGACCAAGTACGCACTCGGCATTGACATTGGCGGCACCGGCGTCAAAGGCGCTCCGGTCAACCTGCGCACTGGCGAGCTGGTCCACGAACGCTTTCGCCTGCTCACCCCCCAACCAGCAACACCCAGCGCCGTGGCGGAAACCGCCTTCGAGCTGATTCGCCACTTTGGGTGGAGTGAACAGGATGGCGCCATTGGGATTGGCCTGCCGTCGGTCGTCAAGCATGGCGTTGCGCATACCGCCGGCAATATTGACCCAACCTGGATTGGCTGCGATGCAGCCGCACTCTTCAAAGCCGTGACCGGATTCAACGTCGTGCTGCTCAATGACGCCGACGCCGCTGGACTAGCTGAAATGCGCTTTGGCGCTGGGCGTGACCTGTCCGGCTTGGTCATGGTTGTCACGCTCGGCACCGGCATCGGCACGGCTGCCTTTTACCAGGGCCAACTCATTCCCAATACCGAACTCGGCCACCTCATCGTTCGGGAAAAGGATGCCGAACGGCGTGCCTCTCTCGCGGCGCGTGAGCGCCATGACTGGTCGTGGAAAAAATGGGCCGGGTATGTCAGTGAGTACCTGAGCGAATTGCATCGCCTCCTCTGGTGCGACGCCTTCATCCTCGGCGGCGGCGCGAGTAACAAGTTTGATAAGTTTGCGACCTACCTGACTTGCCCTGTCCCCGTCCTGCCGGCCCAAATGGCCAACTTGGCCGGCATCATTGGCGCGGCGCTTGCAACCTGCCCCCCCTCGAAGACCAAAGTAACCAAATGA
- a CDS encoding phytoene/squalene synthase family protein — translation METNVGIRAIRDVFTDYPYIQSPQAAQVAAAYAYCRDVTRTHAKSFYFCTQTLPARKRPAIYGIYALCRQIDDLVDTNRQASATEVTFAVERWSQVLEAVYTGAAFPAHPVLIAWHDFLPRFPVKLEHPLELMQGCLMDARTDGPVRFETFDALYAYAYRVASLVGLMTSEVFGYRDPSALQYAVALGIAFQLTNILRDIGEDARRDRIYLPLEDLRRFGCSEEVILQGRLTPELIALLKFQIRRARDFYREAECGIPLLSSDSRFTVFLSSRLYGGILRDIERHGYDVFSRRAHVSFQAKLWALPRLWLQARWQY, via the coding sequence ATGGAAACAAACGTTGGTATTCGTGCCATTCGTGACGTCTTCACGGATTATCCATACATCCAATCACCGCAGGCAGCACAGGTGGCCGCGGCCTATGCCTATTGCCGGGATGTGACCCGCACCCATGCCAAGAGTTTTTACTTTTGCACCCAAACCTTGCCGGCCCGGAAGCGTCCGGCAATTTATGGCATCTATGCGCTATGCCGGCAAATTGACGACCTCGTGGACACCAACCGCCAGGCATCTGCCACGGAGGTGACGTTTGCGGTTGAGCGTTGGTCACAGGTACTGGAAGCCGTCTATACCGGAGCCGCGTTTCCGGCGCATCCGGTGCTGATTGCCTGGCATGACTTTTTGCCACGGTTTCCGGTCAAGCTGGAACACCCACTGGAACTGATGCAGGGGTGTCTGATGGATGCGCGAACGGACGGGCCGGTCCGGTTTGAGACGTTTGATGCGCTGTATGCCTATGCCTATCGGGTGGCCTCGCTGGTGGGTCTGATGACGAGTGAGGTGTTTGGCTACCGCGATCCCAGCGCCTTGCAGTATGCCGTGGCCCTTGGCATTGCTTTTCAGTTGACGAACATTTTGCGGGATATCGGAGAAGACGCGCGCCGTGACCGAATTTATTTGCCTCTGGAAGATTTGCGTCGCTTTGGGTGCTCCGAGGAGGTTATCCTGCAGGGGCGGCTGACACCGGAACTGATTGCCTTGCTGAAATTTCAAATCCGGCGCGCGCGGGATTTTTACCGCGAGGCGGAGTGCGGCATTCCGCTTCTGTCGTCAGATAGTCGCTTTACGGTGTTTCTGAGCAGTCGGCTGTATGGCGGGATTTTGCGGGATATTGAGCGCCATGGTTACGACGTCTTTTCGCGGCGGGCGCATGTTTCATTTCAGGCGAAACTGTGGGCGTTGCCGCGGCTGTGGCTACAGGCGCGGTGGCAGTACTAA
- a CDS encoding NAD-dependent epimerase/dehydratase family protein — translation MMDWLVTGGTGYLGTHLVTLLGATPAGRRVQSGLFEPRLADLLRSHRCIVHLAAHVSKSADAAMTCFEINSDGTRWLCAQLTAGQTLILASTKDVYGAHAENHTCVSEACPTTLNGQSAYAWSKWLAEEYARFYAAQRGFRLFILRLSTIFAPPTPGNPGGLVSSFARAIRAGQPLTLRWQGQQVRDLLPVSELARVIRACAASSLTSETFNIGGGSGYALTFAELAHRIGQSQGYIPQLNLTDAEPSPDDQRRYVSDLTRAGDKLGWAPGFDLDAALAQA, via the coding sequence ATGATGGATTGGCTGGTGACCGGTGGCACCGGATACCTGGGGACGCATCTCGTCACACTGCTTGGCGCGACGCCGGCCGGCCGGCGGGTTCAGAGTGGGCTGTTCGAGCCGAGGCTAGCCGACTTGCTCCGGTCACACCGATGTATTGTCCATCTTGCCGCCCATGTTTCGAAGTCGGCGGATGCGGCCATGACCTGCTTTGAGATCAACAGCGACGGAACGCGCTGGTTGTGCGCACAGTTGACGGCCGGGCAGACGCTGATTCTGGCATCAACTAAGGATGTGTATGGGGCGCATGCCGAAAACCATACTTGTGTCTCGGAAGCGTGCCCGACGACCTTGAATGGACAGTCGGCCTATGCTTGGTCAAAGTGGCTAGCCGAGGAGTATGCGCGCTTCTACGCGGCGCAGCGTGGCTTTCGACTGTTCATTCTTCGGCTCTCGACGATCTTTGCGCCACCCACGCCAGGCAATCCAGGCGGACTGGTCAGCAGCTTTGCGCGTGCGATTCGCGCCGGACAGCCGTTGACGCTCCGCTGGCAGGGGCAGCAGGTGCGGGACCTTCTCCCCGTATCGGAGCTGGCCAGGGTCATTCGAGCGTGCGCGGCATCCTCGCTCACCAGTGAAACTTTCAATATTGGTGGGGGCAGCGGCTATGCCTTGACGTTTGCCGAGCTGGCCCACCGTATCGGTCAGTCCCAGGGATACATCCCACAGCTCAACTTGACAGATGCCGAGCCGTCACCAGATGACCAACGGCGCTATGTCAGCGACCTGACGCGCGCTGGAGACAAGCTTGGTTGGGCACCGGGCTTTGACCTCGATGCCGCGCTTGCCCAGGCCTAG